In Microbacterium profundi, the DNA window GAGCTTGTGAGTGCGCAGGATCACCGCTTCGTCTCGATAGGTGGGCACTGTCCGATTATCCTCCGTCCACGACACAATGGTCGTGTGACCGAACCGCTCTTCACCATTCCGCTCTGGGCGGACCTTCTCGGCGTCGGCCTCGGCGGCATCCAGGGCGCGATGTTCGCCTCGGGGTTCCGGGGCCAGCGCCGACTCGACCTGCTCGGGGTTGCGATCATCGGCATCCTGATCGGGATGGGCGGAGGTCTCATCCGTGATCTGCTGCTGGGGCAGCCACCGGCGACGCTGCAGAACAACTGGTATCTCATCGCCGCCGGTGGTGCTGCCATCATCGGCATGCTGCTTGCCGGTCTCCTGAACCGGGCGAACGCCGTCATCGTGGGTCTCGATGCCGTCGTCATCGGAATGTTCGGTGCTTTTGGCACCAGCAAGGCAATCGGTCTGGGTGTTCCGCCCGTGCCTGCGGTCTTCATCGGCGTATGCGCCGCTGTAGGCGGCAGCATCCTGCGCGACGTCATCATGGGGCTGCCCGTCGCGATCATGCACGTCGGCTCGCTCTACGCCGTCGCCGCCCTTCTCGGATGCAGTGTGATCGTCACGGTGCACGCCTTCGGCGTGAGCATCACGATCGCCGGCGTCATCGGGCTGGTCGTGACGGCGGTGATCCGCGTGCTGGCCGTGATCTTCGACGTGTCGCTCCCGGAACAGCGCCGCCTCTACCGCCGCAAGGTGGCGGCAGAGACCGGCGCCATCCCGATCGTGAAGCCCTAGGGTCGCTCTAGGCGGTCGCGAGTTCCGGCTGGCGGGTGCGGATCGAGCGGTTCACGCCCGACACGATCGCCTTGAGGCTCGCCGTGGAGATGTCGCCGTCCACTCCGACGCCCCACAGTCGCTGGTCGCCCACCTGGAGCTCGACGTAGGCAGCGGCCTGCGCGTCGCCGCCTGAGCTGAGAGCGTGCTCGACGTAGTCGTAGACCGTGATGTCGAACCCCTGCGCGCGCAGCACCTCGACGAACGCGGCGACCGGCCCGTTGCCCTCGCCCGAGACGGCGTACTGCCGCTCCTCGTCGCGGAGGGTCACATCGAGCACCACCTCGCCAGACATGTCGCTGCGCGTCTGCGTCGCGAGCAGCTCGAAGCGGCCCCACTTCGCGTCGGCGTCGTCGGACGGCAGGTACTCGTCGTTGAAGATCGACCAGATCTGATCGCTCGTGACCTCGCCGCCCTCGGCGTCCGTCTTGGACTGCACGACGCCGGAGAACTCGATCTGGAGCTTGCGCGGCAGGTCGATCGCGTGATCGGTCTTGAGCAGATACGCGATGCCCCCCTTGCCGGACTGCGAGTTCACCCGGATGACGGCCTCATAGGAGCGGCCCAGATCCTTCGGGTCGATCGGCAGGTACGGTACGGCCCACTCGATCTCGTCGACCGTCTTGCCTGCGGCCGCAGCCTCGGCGGCCATCGCCTCGAAGCCCTTCTTGATCGCGTCCTGATGCGAGCCGCTGAAGGCGGTGAAGACCAGGTCGCCGGCCCACGGGCTGCGCTCCGGCACCGGCAGCTGGTTGCAGTACTCGACCGTGCGCTTGACCTGGTCGATGTCGCTGAAGTCGATCTGCGGGTCGATGCCCTGCGTGAACAGGTTGATGCCCAGCGCGACGAGGTCGACATTGCCGGTGCGCTCGCCGTTGCCGAACAGGCAGCCCTCGATGCGGTCGGCACCGGCCATGTACCCGAGCTCGGCCGCGGCGATCGCCGTACCACGGTCGTTGTGAGGGTGCAGCGACAAGATGATGTTCTCGCGGTGGGCGAGACGGCGGCTCATCCACTCGATCGAGTCGGCGTAGACGTTCGGCGATGCCATCTCGACCGTGGCGGGCAGGTTGATGATGACCTTGCGCTCCGGCGTCGGCTCGAACACCTCGATCACCTGGTTGCAGATGTCGAGGGCGAACTCGAGCTCGGTGCCGGTGTAGCTCTCCGGCGAGTACTCGTAGTACACCTGCGTCTCGGGGACGCGCTTCTCATACTCGCGGCACAACCGTGCGCCCTCGAGTGCGATGTCGATGATGCCCTGCTTGTCGGTGCGGAACACGACGTCGCGCTGCAGGATGCTGGTGGAGTTGTACAGGTGCACGATGGCCTGCTTCGCACCGGCGATCGACTCGTAGGTGCGCTCGATCAGGTGCTCACGCGCCTGGGTCAGCACCTGGATCGTGACGTCATCGGGAATGAGATCCTCTTCGATGAGCTGCCGCACGAAATCGAAGTCGGTCTGGCTCGCCGACGGGAACCCGACCTCGATCTCCTTGTAGCCCATGTCGACGAGCAATTGGAACATGACGCGCTTGCGCTCTGGTGACATCGGGTCGATGAGCGCCTGGTTGCCGTCACGCAGATCGACCGCGCACCAGCGGGGTGCTTCGGTGATGCGCTTGGACGGCCAGGTGCGATCGGGAAGATCGACGGTGATCAGCTCGTGGAACGGCCGGTACTTGTGGATCGGCATCGTGGACGGGCGCTGGGAGTTCTGCATGATGGGCTTCTTCTCTTCGTCAAAATGATCGGGCCAACACAAGCGCCGCGACGAGGAAGGCCCTAGTTTGAGGACTCGTCGCGGCAGCTAAGAAGAAGCAGACCAGCGAAATGCATGACGCCATGCTAGCAGGCGAGAGGGGAATATCCGCACCGGCGGATGAGCGAATCTCTCAGGAGGCGACGGTGATGAGATCAAGACCGGGAAAGCGCGAGAATCCCCGGTCTGCCGTGAGGAGCGGGATGCCGCGAGAC includes these proteins:
- a CDS encoding trimeric intracellular cation channel family protein, which codes for MTEPLFTIPLWADLLGVGLGGIQGAMFASGFRGQRRLDLLGVAIIGILIGMGGGLIRDLLLGQPPATLQNNWYLIAAGGAAIIGMLLAGLLNRANAVIVGLDAVVIGMFGAFGTSKAIGLGVPPVPAVFIGVCAAVGGSILRDVIMGLPVAIMHVGSLYAVAALLGCSVIVTVHAFGVSITIAGVIGLVVTAVIRVLAVIFDVSLPEQRRLYRRKVAAETGAIPIVKP
- the leuA gene encoding 2-isopropylmalate synthase: MQNSQRPSTMPIHKYRPFHELITVDLPDRTWPSKRITEAPRWCAVDLRDGNQALIDPMSPERKRVMFQLLVDMGYKEIEVGFPSASQTDFDFVRQLIEEDLIPDDVTIQVLTQAREHLIERTYESIAGAKQAIVHLYNSTSILQRDVVFRTDKQGIIDIALEGARLCREYEKRVPETQVYYEYSPESYTGTELEFALDICNQVIEVFEPTPERKVIINLPATVEMASPNVYADSIEWMSRRLAHRENIILSLHPHNDRGTAIAAAELGYMAGADRIEGCLFGNGERTGNVDLVALGINLFTQGIDPQIDFSDIDQVKRTVEYCNQLPVPERSPWAGDLVFTAFSGSHQDAIKKGFEAMAAEAAAAGKTVDEIEWAVPYLPIDPKDLGRSYEAVIRVNSQSGKGGIAYLLKTDHAIDLPRKLQIEFSGVVQSKTDAEGGEVTSDQIWSIFNDEYLPSDDADAKWGRFELLATQTRSDMSGEVVLDVTLRDEERQYAVSGEGNGPVAAFVEVLRAQGFDITVYDYVEHALSSGGDAQAAAYVELQVGDQRLWGVGVDGDISTASLKAIVSGVNRSIRTRQPELATA